The DNA sequence CAATATTAAAATATTACAGGGTAGGGCTTACCCGTAGAGCTTGGTAATAATAGTAACCATTAGGTTACTACGTCCCAAGAAGCCCCCTCAAAACCGTTTTATAGGTTTAGTGGGGGAGCATGTCACTGAAGGATTTACAGAATTTCTTTCTTCAATGAAAGGAAATAAAATATATATTGAATTTATACCAGAAATTTTAATTGATCAAATGAGAGGATTAGGATTTGAAATTACCAGCGAATATATTGATTTGTGGAACAACAATCTCGATAGAGATAGACTGGAAACTCAAGATAATATTCACAAAAAAATCTCATTTAGAGAATTGAAACAATCAGAATCAAAAGAAGCCAGTTCGCTTACAAAAACATGTAAAGGATTATCTAGAGGATTTAATGGAGAAGATGAAAATACAATTAGTGAATGGCATCAATCAGAGAATTCTAAAATATTTGTAGCTCAGTCAAACAGTGAAATAGTAGGAATATCATTAGTTAACTTATATGGATCTGAGAGTAAAAAAGGAATTGTGTTATGGATTCGTCTGTTAGCAGTTAAACCAGAATATCAGCATCAAGGGATTGGTAGGTCACTGTTGGACTATAGTATCAGGTGGGGGATAGATAATGGTGCTGTAAGAAGCTTTATAGCTACTGATGTAGAGAATAATAATGCATTAGATTTATATGAAAACTTAGGATATGTTAGAGATAAAGGTAGAGGACAAATTAATATGGAAAATTGATAACAGTGAAGATCATTTATTTTAGAGTATGAAAATGAAACTAATACAGGAGTATAAGATATGGATAGTAATATAATTCAAACAGTCACAAATATTGTTGAAAATCAATGCAGAAAAGATACAAATATATTTGGTTACGATATCTGGAGATATCATATTAAAGTAGTAGTGGAATTTTCTATGATACTTGCTGATAAACTAGATGCAGATAAGGAAATTGTTGAGTTAGCATCTCTGTTACATGATTATGCAAGTATTAAAGATAAAAAGCTTATAGATAAGCATCATATATATGGTGCTGAGGAAGCAGGAAAGATATTAACGAGACTAGACTATCCAGAAGATGGGATTAATAAAGTTAAAGAATGCATAATCCAGCATAGGGGAAGTGTCAAATACAATTATACCAGTAAGGAATCAATCTGTGTAGCAAGTGCAGATGCAATGTCTCATATAGAACATGTTCCGTCACTATTGAAATTAGCTTATTGTAGGAAAAATCTAAGTATTGATGATGGAGCTAATTGGGTTAATGATAAAATCGATAGAAGTTGGAATAAATTATGTCCCGAAGCAAAGGATATTATGCAGAAAAAATATAATAGCGTTAAAGAAATCCTAGACACATATAAAGATTGTTAAAAAGGAGTATGAGATGATAGAATACGGATGTTTAGCAAGATTTTTCAATGACTATAAAGATGAAGTAACTTTTGCTAAGGAAAATGATTTTTCTATTATGCAATTGTGGTATGACTCTAATGGTTTAGCTCTAAATAAAGATTCTAAGCCATTAGAAGTCATAAAAGAATGTAATTTCAATACTATAATTCATGCAGTATTAGATATTAATGAAATAGAAGAACATATCACCAAATTAATTAGGATGTTGAAGTATTTAGGACATAGGGAGTTGATTATACACCCAGTTTGTAAAAGCGAAAAGATTACGAACGAAACTATCTACAAATTGAGTGATAGAATAAAAAAAGCAAGTATCCTCTTACATAAAGAAAATATAAAATTATATTTAGAGAATAACAGTAAATTAGACCCTATTTTTAATAAAACTGAAGAAATAAATATACTTTTCAATGAAAATAAAGACGTAGAATTTTTGCTGGACTTGGCACATATAGATGATTATCAACACCTTAATGATATGGTGAAAATTAAAATGCCAAAAATACTTCATATAGCTGATAGGCATCTGGAGGTTGTTCACGAACATTTGCCAATAGGTGATGGAAATATTGACTTCAACCATATCTTTAGAACAGCTTTATCAAAGTTTGATGGGAAGATCATATTTGAGATTGTTCAAAGTCCTGAGGATATAGTCAATTCGAGAGATATAATAAAACAGATGTTAGAATGTGTTTAGAATAAAGAAAATTGAATAAATTTATAGGGGTGGTTTGATTTATGGATATATATAAAATGAGTTCATTTTCCAAAAATGAAATAGGTGGGAATAAAGCAGGAGTAGTTTTGGATGCTGATAGTTTAGATGAAGCAAGTATGATGCAGATAGCGAATCAAGTTGGTTATTCTGAAACAGCTTTTGTAATGAAGTCTGATATGGCTGATTTTAAGGTCAGATTTTTTACTCCTGTTAAAGAGGTCGATTTATGTGGACATGCCACTATTGCAGTTTTTAATTTATTGAAGCAACTTAATATCATTAAAGCTGGTATATATCATCAAGAAACAAAAGCAGGTGTTTTGGAAGTTAAGGTCAATGATGAAAATGTTTATATGGAACAGAACCAACCTGTATTTTATGAGATTATATCTAAGGACCATATGAAACATTGTTTTAATAATTTTATGATGGATTATATATGTGAATTGCCAATTCAGGTAGTATCTACTGGAATAAAAGATATAATGTTACCAATAAAGAGTTTGGAAATTTTGCTATCACTAGAACCAAATTTAGAACTAATCAAAAAGATAAGTGATGAATTCAATGTAACAGGAATACATGCTTTTTCCTTAGACACATACGATAATAATAGTGCCCATTGTAGGAATTTCGCCCCTCTTTATGGAATTAATGAGGAATCGGCAACGGGTACTTCAAATGGAGCCTTAGCTTGTTATTTGTACAAGTACAATAATAAAGTAAATAAATTCACTTTTGAACAAGGATACGTTATGAATGAGCCGTCAGAGATAAATGTTGAATTTAATTTAAAAGATAATAATATAGAAAGAGTTTATGTTGGGGGTAAGGCAGTTAGGATATGATGAAAAAATACAATTATATAGGAGGGAGAGAAATAAGTGAAACATAGAAAGGTGTTAAGTATAATAATAGTAACATTTTTACTGACTGGCTGTACTAATCCCAATAATAAAGAAGAACAAGATGTAAGTAGTAGTGTCAATAGTAATGAAAATGAAAGGTCACAGGAGGAAATAATTAAAGACCTAGAAGCTTATATTACTAATCTTGAAAAAGATAATAGAGAATTAATTAATCAAATAAATAATATGACAGTTGATGAAGATAATAAAGAAGATATAAAAAATGAAGAACGAACTTTTCGGGAAGATGAATATCAACCTATTGTAGGTGTAAAGTCTTATGAAGGGGATTGTACCTTAATGATGTTTCCTTATTCAGATTCAGATGTTATAGGAGAAAAGCCAAGTGAAGTTAATATTATTTCAACAGGGATTAATACATTAAACGAAAAATGGGCTCTAGTTGAAGATTTAGGTTCTGTAGCATGGAACAGATATGGTTATATTAAAATTGAAGGTTTATCAGATGAAGTGGAAGGTAAATTCGATTATGATTCTTTTGATGTAGATATGACAATTGATGATATTAAGATAGGGGATATGAAAGAAAAAGTTATTTCACAGTATGGAAATGATTATGCAGTTATAAAAGATGGTAATGGCTATCTTATATCGTACGATGGTTTGGATATAACAATAGACAGCAGATTATCAAGAGTAATGGGGATAAGAACAACTAAAGAGGGATATTCTACAAAAGATGGTTTTTCGGTGGGTGATAATGCTATAGAAGTCTGTCGATATTATGAATCTATATATAAGTATGATTATAGAGAATGTCTATGTTTTGATTTAGGTAATATGTATATGATGCAAATTCAGATAGATACAGAGGAACTTAATGAAAAAAGTATGATAACTAGAATAGATATAGGTCCAGATTGGATGGGAATATTTAATTAAAGGTGGGAAAGTTAAGTAGTAATACAAAATATACCTATGAAAAATATTAAAATATTTAATCTTGATTTTCCTTAACCAATATGTTATGATACGAATAATTATATATACAACATACAATGAAAAGGAGTAGTAAGTATTATATTGAATCTAGAGAGCTGTTGGTTGGTGTAAAACAGTATCAATGTATATTGAACTCGCCTTGGAGTATCCCTTCTGAAATCAAGTAGGTTGGGACGGTTACTTATCGTTAAAAAGATTAAGAGTATTTCATATGGAAACTATCATGTGGAATAAAGTAGAGTGGTACCGCGAATATAAATCGTCTCTATGCATAAATGCATAGAGATTTTTTGTTCTTGCAGTAAATAAATATAACCACTTTTCTTAGAAGTTAATAAAGGAGGAAAATTAAATGAGCGCTGTTTATAACCATAAACAAATAGAAACAAAATGGCGTAATATTTGGAAAGATAATCCAATCAATAAAGATGAAGAAGGTAAAAAGAAATACTATTGTCTAGATATGTTCCCATATCCATCAGGAAGTGGATTACATGTAGGACACTGGAGAGGATATGTACTTAGTGATGTATGGAGTAGATACAAGGTACTTCAAAATCATTATGTGCTTCATCCAATGGGCTGGGATGCATTTGGACTTCCAGCAGAAAACTATGCTATCAAGATGGGAACTCATCCATCAAAAGCGACTGCTGATAATGTAGAGAACTTCAAGAGACAGTTAAAAGAAATCAGTGCAATATATGATTGGTCAAAAGAAGTTAATACTACTGACCCTGATTATTATAAATGGACTCAATGGATATTTGTAAAAATGTTCAAAGAAGGTTTAGCTTACGAAAAACAAATGCCTATCAATTGGTGTCCTGATTGTAAAACAGGTCTCGCTAATGAAGAGGTAATTAATGGAAAATGTGAAAGATGTGGAGCAGAAGTAACTAAGAAAAATTTACGTCAATGGATGTTAAAGATAACCGCTTATGCGGAAAGATTACTTGATGATTTACAAAAACTTGAATGGCCTGCTAAAGTCAAGAAAATGCAAAGCGACTGGATAGGTAAATCTTATGGAGCAGAAATTGATTTTAAGATTGACAGTATAGATGATACTATCAAGGTGTTTACTACTAGACCAGATACTCTTTATGGATCAACATTTATGGTTCTAGCACCTGAACATGAGATGGTAAGTAAATTGGCTACTGATGAGCAAAAGGAACGAGTTGAAAAATATGTATTTGATACTTCAATGAAATCTTCAGTGGATAGATTACAGGATAAAGAAAAAACAGGTGTATTTACAGGAAGTTATGCAATCAATCCTTTAAATGGAGCTAAAATTCCAATCTGGATTTCAGACTATGTATTAGCTGATTATGGTACTGGAGCTATCATGTGTGTTCCTGCTCATGATGACAGGGATTTTGCTTTTGCTAAGAAATTTGACTTACCTATAATTCAAGTTATTGCAGAAGAAGGAAAAGAAATAGAAGAATTAGAAGAAGCTTATATTGGTGAAGGTGTTATGGTTAATTCAGATGTATTTAACGGTATGAAATCATCTAAATCAAAAGAAGCCATAGCTAGCTATTTAGAAGAACATGAAATAGGAAAGAAAACAGTTAATTACAAATTAAGAGACTGGGTATTCTCAAGACAAAGATATTGGGGAGAACCAATTCCTATTGTACATTGTGAAAAATGTGGAGCTGTTCCAGTACCGGAAGATCAATTGCCAGTGACACTTCCAAATGTAGAGTCTTATGAACCTACAGGAACTGGAGAATCACCACTTGCTGCTATTGATGACTGGGTTAACACAACTTGTCCAGTATGTGGTGGAAAAGCTAAGAGGGAAACCAATACTATGCCACAATGGGCTGGTTCATCATGGTATTTCTTAAGATATGTTGACGTTAATAACGATAAAGAATTAGTTTCCAAAGAAAAAGCAAAAGAATGGTTACCAGTTGATATGTATGTAGGCGGTATTGAACATGCTGTACTTCACTTGTTATATGCAAGATTCTATACTAAATTCTTATATGATATAGGTGTAGTTGATTTTGAAGAACCATTTAAGCGTCTATTCAACCAGGGTATGATATGTAAAAATGGTGCTAAGATGAGTAAGTCAAAAGGCAACGTAGTTTCACCTGATGAATTAGTTGAGAAATATGGTTGCGATTCTTTAAGACTTTATGAACTTTTTGTTGGACCACCAGAGTTGGATTCAGAGTGGGATGATAGAGGTATTGATGGTGTTTATCGTTATATCAACAAAGTATGGAATTTAGTTGTTGAAAATAAAGATAGAGATATAAAAGCTACTAAGGAACTTGAAAAAATTAGACATCAATTAGTATATGAAGTAACTAATCGTCTTGACAGTTTCCATCTTAATACAGTAGTTAGTGCTTTCATGGAATATACTAATAAATTAGTTAGTATTTCTAAGAAAGATGGTGGAGTAGACAAAGAGACATTAGGTGATTTGATTATTTTACTTGCTCCTTTTGTACCTCATATATCAGAAGAATTATGGC is a window from the Vallitalea longa genome containing:
- a CDS encoding HD domain-containing protein, coding for MDSNIIQTVTNIVENQCRKDTNIFGYDIWRYHIKVVVEFSMILADKLDADKEIVELASLLHDYASIKDKKLIDKHHIYGAEEAGKILTRLDYPEDGINKVKECIIQHRGSVKYNYTSKESICVASADAMSHIEHVPSLLKLAYCRKNLSIDDGANWVNDKIDRSWNKLCPEAKDIMQKKYNSVKEILDTYKDC
- the leuS gene encoding leucine--tRNA ligase, which encodes MSAVYNHKQIETKWRNIWKDNPINKDEEGKKKYYCLDMFPYPSGSGLHVGHWRGYVLSDVWSRYKVLQNHYVLHPMGWDAFGLPAENYAIKMGTHPSKATADNVENFKRQLKEISAIYDWSKEVNTTDPDYYKWTQWIFVKMFKEGLAYEKQMPINWCPDCKTGLANEEVINGKCERCGAEVTKKNLRQWMLKITAYAERLLDDLQKLEWPAKVKKMQSDWIGKSYGAEIDFKIDSIDDTIKVFTTRPDTLYGSTFMVLAPEHEMVSKLATDEQKERVEKYVFDTSMKSSVDRLQDKEKTGVFTGSYAINPLNGAKIPIWISDYVLADYGTGAIMCVPAHDDRDFAFAKKFDLPIIQVIAEEGKEIEELEEAYIGEGVMVNSDVFNGMKSSKSKEAIASYLEEHEIGKKTVNYKLRDWVFSRQRYWGEPIPIVHCEKCGAVPVPEDQLPVTLPNVESYEPTGTGESPLAAIDDWVNTTCPVCGGKAKRETNTMPQWAGSSWYFLRYVDVNNDKELVSKEKAKEWLPVDMYVGGIEHAVLHLLYARFYTKFLYDIGVVDFEEPFKRLFNQGMICKNGAKMSKSKGNVVSPDELVEKYGCDSLRLYELFVGPPELDSEWDDRGIDGVYRYINKVWNLVVENKDRDIKATKELEKIRHQLVYEVTNRLDSFHLNTVVSAFMEYTNKLVSISKKDGGVDKETLGDLIILLAPFVPHISEELWHMIGHENSVFAEEWPTFDEDKMKEDEVEMPVQVNGKVRATITIGVDEAKDSVLEKARKAIENKLNGKNIVKEIYVPNKIINIVVK
- a CDS encoding PhzF family phenazine biosynthesis protein encodes the protein MDIYKMSSFSKNEIGGNKAGVVLDADSLDEASMMQIANQVGYSETAFVMKSDMADFKVRFFTPVKEVDLCGHATIAVFNLLKQLNIIKAGIYHQETKAGVLEVKVNDENVYMEQNQPVFYEIISKDHMKHCFNNFMMDYICELPIQVVSTGIKDIMLPIKSLEILLSLEPNLELIKKISDEFNVTGIHAFSLDTYDNNSAHCRNFAPLYGINEESATGTSNGALACYLYKYNNKVNKFTFEQGYVMNEPSEINVEFNLKDNNIERVYVGGKAVRI
- a CDS encoding GNAT family N-acetyltransferase — its product is MKGNKIYIEFIPEILIDQMRGLGFEITSEYIDLWNNNLDRDRLETQDNIHKKISFRELKQSESKEASSLTKTCKGLSRGFNGEDENTISEWHQSENSKIFVAQSNSEIVGISLVNLYGSESKKGIVLWIRLLAVKPEYQHQGIGRSLLDYSIRWGIDNGAVRSFIATDVENNNALDLYENLGYVRDKGRGQINMEN
- a CDS encoding sugar phosphate isomerase/epimerase family protein; this encodes MIEYGCLARFFNDYKDEVTFAKENDFSIMQLWYDSNGLALNKDSKPLEVIKECNFNTIIHAVLDINEIEEHITKLIRMLKYLGHRELIIHPVCKSEKITNETIYKLSDRIKKASILLHKENIKLYLENNSKLDPIFNKTEEINILFNENKDVEFLLDLAHIDDYQHLNDMVKIKMPKILHIADRHLEVVHEHLPIGDGNIDFNHIFRTALSKFDGKIIFEIVQSPEDIVNSRDIIKQMLECV